The genomic stretch CGCCGAGGCGCTCCAACCCCTCCGCCATGCGGGCGGCGTTCGCGAGCACAACCGCCTCGATCACGTCGGGGCCGACCTCCAGCATCGCGCCCAGCGCCGCGTCGAGCGCGTACACGCCCGCCGTCGGGCTGGTGCCGACGTGGAAGCGCGTCGCGTCCGGGTGGAGGGCCGTCGAGACGGTGTCGAAGTCGTCCCAGTCGACGGGCCCGTTGAGCCAGCCGATGGTGGGCCGCAGCCGCGGGAGCAGCGACGGCGCGAGGGCGACGAAGCCGAGCCCCTGGAGCGCACCGAGCCACTTGTGCCCCCCCACCGCCAGCAGGTCGGCCTTGATGGCTGACATGTCGAGCCGGGACGCGCCGACGGCCTGGATGGCGTCCACGATGAACAGGACCCCGCGCTCGCGGCACAGCGCGCCGATGGCCTCCAGGTCGCACCGGAAGCCGGACAGGAACTGCACTGCCGAGACGGCGACGACGCGCGTCTCGGGCTGTAGCGCCGCCCGCACGTCGTCCACCGAGAACACGCCCTCCCGGTGCGCGACCGTGTCCACCTCGACGCCGAGGGGGGCGAGGCCGAGCCACGGGAGGTGGTTGGCGGGGAACTCGCAGCCCGGCACCACGACCCGGTCGCCCGGCCGCCAGTCGAGTCCTTGCACGACGAGGTTGAGGCCGTACGACGTGTTCGGCACGAGGGCGACGGAGGCCGCATCGGCGCCGACCAGGGCTGCGGCTCGCTCCCGCGCCCGGACGCCGCGGTCGAGGTCCGCCGGAAAGTTGTTGGGCGACCGATCCGCGAGGAGCCCCGCCCGTCCCGCGAGGTAGTCGGTGACGGCGCCCAGCGTGTGGGCCCCGAGCGTGCCCGTGGCGGCGTGGTCGAGGTAGACCTCGCCTTCCGGGAGGGGGAACAGGTCGCGGTAGGCGTCGAGAGTCACCGGGGCTTGGGGGTCGGAGGGTACAAGGTGGGGGCTCCGTGCGCCCCATGCCACCCGTCCGCCCGGAAGAAGGCCGGAACTTTGCGCCGCATCCGCCTCCCGCCCTTACTGGTCCTCCTCCTCCCGCTCGCGGCGTTCCTCGGGCGTCTCCTCGGCTTTCATCTCCTCGGCCTCGTCGACCATGTCGGCGCCCTCTTCCACGTCGTCCGCTTCCGTCTCCGGCGCCTCCTGAAGGGGCACCACCGACGGGTCGAGTTCCAGCTCGATCAGCATCGGGAAGTGGTCGCTGCCGACCGGGTCGAGGCGGCGGAGTTCGACGAGCGCGAAGTGGTCCGAGTGGAAGACGTGGTCGAGCGGGTAGCGCAGCCACCAGTGCTCGGCGTGGAACGTCGAGAACGTGCCCCGGCCGATGCGCGGGTCGAGGAGGCCGGAGAGGCGCTGGAAGAGGCGCGTCGTGTGGCTCCACGCGACATCGTTGAGGTCGCCCGCGACGACGATCGGCCCCTTCTCCTCGGCCGCCTCGCGTCCGGCGAGGACCAGTTCGGCGTCGCGCAGCGTCGCGTCCTGCTGGATGTCCGGGCGCGGAGGGCGCGGATGGAGCAGGATCACCGTCACCGGCTCGCCGGAGCGCAGGCGCACCGTTAGAAGGAGACTCGGCACCGTGTCTTCGACGAGGTGTCGCACCTCGGTCCGGTCGAGGGGCAGCTTGGATCGGAGCAGCATCCCGTAGGTGTCGTCCTGCGGGACCTCGACGGCGTGCGGGTAGGCGTCCGCCAGCTCTCGGGAGGTCTCGACCCACCAGGCATCGGTCTCGACGGCGGCGATGATGTCAGGGTCGGCCTCGCGGACGACCTCGAGCCAGCGGTCCCGGTCGCGGTTTTCCATCAGCACGTTCGAGACCACCAGCCGGAGACGCCGGTCCGGCGCGGCGTCCGCCGGGTTGGCGCGGACGGTCTGCTCGGGGTAGATCGACGTGTACGGCACCATCTGCGTCCCCTGCACGCCCACGGCCACCGCGAGCGCCGCGAACAGGCCCCACTCCCACCACGAGGGGTCGCCGAGCCAGAGGTTGGAGCCCACGTAGAGCGCCACGACGACGATGGCCGCCACCGTCAGTTGCATCCGCGGGAAGTCGAACATGCGGACCCACCACGCGTCCGTTCGCACGAGGGAGAGCGCCGTCGCGACGACGATGAGCCCGGCGAGGGCGATCAGGACGATCCGAAAGACAGACACAGGCACCGAGACGTGGGGATCTCGCCAACGAGGGCCGTCGGTGCCCGTTCCACCAGCACCGCTCAGGCGCGGGCGAACTGCTTGCCCTGGAGTTGCCGGACGAGCCCTCGGAACTCCAGCTGGAGCAGGTACACGAGCGCCGTCGAGGTGTCGAGGTTGGCCGCCGCGCAGATGGCGTCCAGCGGGCGCGGCTCCGGGGCGAGGGCGTCCACGAGCCGCTGCTCGACCCGGTTGAGGGGCGGCTCGGGCTCGGCGGGCGTCGCGGGCCGAGCGGCCGCCCCCCTCTCCCACTGCGGCGCCAGCACATCCAGCACGTCGGCGGCGGAGGTGGCGAGGGCGGCCGTCCCGCGCTGGATCTGCCGGTGCGTCCCCTGCGCCTCCGCGAACACCGAGGCGGGCACGGCGAATACCTCCCGGTTCTGCTCGACGGCGATCCCGGCCGTCAGCAGCGCTCCGCCCGACTCGTGGGCCTCAGCGACCACCACGCCTCGGCTCATGCCGGACACGATCCGGTTGCGCCGCGGGAAGTTGACGGCGTCCGGTGCGGCGCCGAGCGGAAACTCGGACACGACGGCCCCCGCGTCCTCGTCCAGGATCCGGCGCACATCGGCACTGTGGCGGTGCGGGTAGATGCGGTCGACACCCGAGCCGAGCACCGCGACCGTCCGCCCCCCCGCGTCGAGCGCGGCCCGGTGCGCCGCGATGTCGACGCCGTAGGCGAGTCCGCTGACGACGGTGACGCCCGCGGCGGCGAGGTCGCGTGCGAAGGCCCCGGCAACCCGCCGCCCGTAGTCGCTGGCGCGGCGCGTGCCCACCACGGCGACCGCGAGCGCGTCCGCCTCGGTGAGGCGCCCGAGGACCCAGAGGTGGGACGGCGGGTCGTAGATCTCGCGGAGCAGAGCCGGGTAGTCGGGGTCGGCCACGGCCACGAGCCGGGCCCCGACCGCCTCGGCGCGCTGGAACTGGGCGTCGACGGCGGACGCGTCGTCCCAGGCGCGGATCGCCTCGGCGGTCTGCCGCCCCACGCCGTTCACGCGCACGAGCCGAGACGTCGAGGCTGCCATCGTGGCCCGTGCGCTGCCGAACGCCGCCAGCAGCGCCCGCACACGCCCCGGCCCGACGCCCGGCACGAGCGACAGCGCAACCAGCGCACGCCGCTCGGCCTCGTCGGGCGGCGCGAGCGGTGCGGAGGGGTCCCGAGCGAAAAGGTCGGCCATGCCCGAACCTAGCGCGGACACGCTGACATCGGCTCTGTCATCCTACCATTTCTGTGCCCACGAATCCCACACGCGACGACGAACGCCCCGCCGGACCGAGTCCAGCGGGGCGCCTGGGGGGGGGACGCGTGGCGGGTTACCGCGTGCCGAGTCGAATGTCCCCGAAGTAGGCAGTCGCCGAGCCACCGGTGTTGTCGGCATCCGTCATGATGGCGACGCCCGAGATGGCCGGCGGGTCCTCGCCGAAGGCCGCCCGGTAGTCGCGCACGATGTCGCGGCGCTCGGTCTGCCACGTGCCCAGGCCGCTCGACCCGCTGCGGACCGGCACCATCTGGACCCAGTCCGTGTAGGCGTTCGGTACGATCTGGGTCTCGCTGGACCGGTTCGCCCAGACGTAGCTGAGCGCGCGGACCGGGATGTCGTCGTAGCCAAGGGCGCGCAGGGCGCGGTACTTCACCCGGTCCCCGAAGGACAGATCCGACGGGTCGTAGTCGAACGTGATGTAGATGCGGGCCGGGTAGTCGTCGCCGCCGCGGCTGCGGATGTTGCCCCCCGAGATCACATTCTCGGCCTTCCATCGCCACGTCATGATGGGAAAGCGGTTCGGGTCGAGGTCGAAGCGCCGGATGAGGCCCGAGGCGGACCGGTTGGCCTCCGCACGGATGACGGTCGAGCTGCCGTCGCGGACCAGCGCGTACTGGCTCCGTGGCGCGTCGCCGAGGCTCATCGCTTCCCACCCGTTGACGGTGCCGCCGGGGCGCATGTTGGAGAACGCCGCGACGACGTAGTCGGACGGTGCGAACGCGGTTAGCCCCAGGGCGAAGACCAGCGCGCTGAGTGAGAGAAGACGGGAGCGAGACATGCAGGGGAAGGGAGTGTTCGCCTCTCAAACGCTTCGTCTTCCGAATCCCTTTCCTGCTCCCTGTAGGATGTGGCCTACCCTGCGTGTCAGCCGCCCTCCTCGAAGGGCGGGCCCGTCAGCGGGAGGCCGAACCGGACCGCCGAGACAGTCTCCTCGCCGGTCACCACCCCTCGGACCGCCTGGCGGATCCGGTGTGGAATGAACACCCCCTCGACCTCGCGGTACTCGCGGAGGACGACCTCCACGTAGTCTCGGCGCCCGGCGCGGCGGCGGAAGGTGGTGATGCGCGACGGGCGCCCGTCGGCATTCAGCCCGATCAGCAGCGGCTCTTCCCGGCCGGGCACGAAGACGCGCAGCAGGTCGTCGGCGAGCCACTCGGCGCGCAGGTCGCGGCGGCGAGCCGCCAGCACGAGCGGGTGGAGCCACAGCGCCCCCTCCGCCAGACGCCGCGCCGCCTCGGGGAGGACTCGGACCGAGTCGCCGACCATGACCGTCGCAGTCGTACCGATCATCCAGGTGGTCTGCGGGACGCTGCCGAGGCGGACCGTCCAGCGCGCCGTGTCGGGGAGCGCGAGGTCCAGCGACGAGCGGACCGTCCGGGACGCGCCGCCGAGGGGAGCCCGCGTCTGCGACTCGACGCGGACCGTCCGCAGGGCGTCGATGCGGTCCCGCCCGCCGAGGGCGTCGGCGACGGCGTCGAGGGGGGCGAGCGGCTGGGCGACGGCCGCGACCGTGAGCAGGGGGAGCAGGAGCAGGCGGCGCATGGCGACAGAATAGCGCGCGGGGCGAACGCGCGGCCGGGCCCGGCGTCTGATGCCCTCCCCCTCCCTCCGACCATGCGCCTCGCCCTCTGCCTTCTCCTTCTTGTCGCTCTCCCGGCCTGCGACTCCGTCAGCGACGCCGTCGACAACGCGGCGTGCCAGGCGACGGGCTACGCCGACGGTGGAACCGTTCGCGCGACGGTCGGCAGCGACAGGTTCTCGGGGACCTGCATCCGCGTCGACACCGAGCAGGGGACGCTCACCATCGTCGGGGCGGACAACGTGGTCTCGCAGAACAACCAGGAGGTGATCACGCTCGTGCTGCCCTCGTCCGAGGCCCGCACCTACACGCTGGGCTCCGACGCGGCGACGGCCGTCTACGTGGCACGCACCGAGGACCCCAACGACCAGGACGACGAGACGTACGCGGCGGTCAGCGGGACCCTCACGGTCGAGTCGGCCTCGGCGACGGCGGCGCGGGGCACGTTCGCGTTCACCGGGCGGACGGTCGGCGGCACCGAGGTGACGGTCAGCGGCGGGCGCTTCGACGTGACGTTCTAGCGACGGAGGTGGGGCGTCGCGCGTCGGGACTCCGTGCGCCTCCCTCTCTACCGCACCACCGCGCCGGGCTCACCGTGGGGGACGACCGGCTTCAGGGCCCCGTCGCGGTCCTCGGCGAAGAGGATCATGCCGTTGCTCTCCAGCCCACGGATGGTGCGCGGCGCGAGGTTGGCGACGACGACGACCTGCGTGCCCACCAGCTCGTCCGGTGAGAACCACTCGCGGACGCCCGACAGGATCTGGCGCGTCTCGAAGCCCAGGTCCACGTCGAAGCGGAGGAGCTTGTCGGCCTTGGGGTGGAGGTCCGCGGCGACGATCCGCCCGACGCGGAGGTCCAGCGGGGTGAACTGGTCGAACGTGATCTCGTCCGAGAGCGCCGTGTAGGGAGCAGCGGGCTCGTCCGTCTCAGTCGCGAGGTCGGAGGGCTCGGCGGCGGCGGAGCGGTCGGCCAGGAGCTGGCGCTGGGCCTCGACGGCCTCGTCCTCCACCTTGGCGACCAGGATGCCGGGCTCGCCGATGGGGTGGCCGGTGTCGAGGAGCGCGGTCCCGGCGTCGGCCCAGCCGAGGCCGTCGGTGCCTGCGCCGGTCGAGGAGCGGACGCCGGTGAGGGCCAGCATCTCGCGCAGGCGAGCGGCGATGCCCGGGACGACCGGGTCGAGGAGGATGGACAGCCCGGCGGTCACCTGGAGGGCGACGTGGACCGAGTTGCGCATGGCCTGCTCGTCCGTCTTGCGCGTCTTCCAGGGCTCGGTCTCCTGGAGGTACTGGTTGCCCTTGCGGGCGAGGTCGACGGTGAGGGCGACGGCCTCGCGGAGCCGATACGCCGTGTACGCCTCGCCGATGGCGGCGGGCGCGGCGGCGAGCGCGTCCAGCATGGCCCGGTCCGCCTCGGTGGGGTCGACGAGGGCGGGGACCTGGCCGTCGCAGAAGCGAGCGGCGAAGGTGAGCGCGCGATTGGCGAAGTTGCCGACCACGTCGGCCAGCTCGCCGTTGACGCGGTTCTGGAAGTCCGACCACGTGAAGTCGGCGTCCTTGGTCTCCGGCAGGCCGACGGCCAAGGCGTAGCGCAGCAGGTCGGCGTCGAAGGCGTCGAGCGCCTCGGCGGCCCAGACGGCCCAGCCGCGCGACGTGGAGAGCTTGCGCCCTTCGAGGTTCAAGAACTCGTTGGCTGGGACCTGGGTGGGCAGCGTGAACTGCGGAAGCGTCGGCTGCGCGGCGTTGGCGGTCATCAGAATGGCCGGGAACGTCAGGCAGTGGAAGACGATGTTGTCCTTGCCGATGAAGTGGACCAGTTCGGGCTCGGTGCCATCGGGGTGCACCTGCCAGTACCGGCGCCACAGCTCGGCGTCGCCCTCGGCTTCGGCCCACTCCTTAGTGGCCGAGAGGTAGCCGATGGGCGCGTCGAACCAGACGTAGAGCACCTTGCCCTCCGTTTCGCCGTCGACCTCGGGCGGCACGGGGATGCCCCAGTCGAGGTCGCGCGTCATCGAGCGGTCGGCCAACCCGGCCTGGAACCAGCTCTTGACTTGGCCGAGGACGTTGGGCTTCCAGTTCTCGCGCGTGCCGATCCAGGCCTCCAGTTGGGGCTGGAGGTCGCCGAGGGGCAGGTACCAGTGCGTCGTCTCCCGCGTCTCGGGGGTCGCGCCGGAGAGCGCGCTTCGAGGCTCGATCAGGTCGTCGGGCGAGAGCGTGGAGCCGCAGTTCTCGCACTGGTCGCCGTAGGCGTCCGGGTAGCCGCAGACGGGGCAGGTGCCCTGCACGAAGCGGTCGGCCAGGAAGAGCCCCGCCTCGGGGTCGTAGAGTTGGGTGGTCGTCTTGCGGACGAACCCGTCGGCGGCCTCAATGCTGCGGAACAGGTCCTGGCTCGTCGTCCGGTGCATGGCCGACGACGTGCGGCCGTACGTGTCGAAGGCGATGCCGAAGCCGTCGAAGGCGCTCTTGAGCTCGGCGTGGTAGCGGTCCACGATGGACTGCGGGGTCACGCCCTCGCGGCGGGCGCGGATCTCGATGGCGGCGCCGTGCTCGTCGGAGCCGCACACCCAGACCACGTCGCGCCCGGCGAGCCGTTGGTAGCGGACGAACAGGTCGGCCGGGAGGTACGCGCCGGCGAGGTGGCCGAGGTGGAGCGGGCCGTTGGCGTACGGCAGCGCGGAGGTGACGAGGAGCGGGCGGGACATGTCGGGCCGGAAGGGGGCGGCCAAGCTACCCGTGTCGTCCGTGAAGGTGCCGGGGGGACGGGGCGGCGTGCTCTGCCTCGGGGCGAGGGTGGGCAGGGACGCGAATCCTAACCGTGGTGGATCATCTTCTGATGGTGGGGACTGATTCTGAGGTGCTGGGGGATGGCTTCGAGGACCCGGGGGACGCCGTCGGGGGCCTGGGGAATGACGTTTCGGTCCTGGGGAGCGGTTTCGAGGGGCTGGAGAGTGACGGCTACGGCCTGGGGAATGATTTCTGGGCCTGGGAAACGGTGTCCCGGTGGTGGTGGGCGATTCGTTCGGGGTGGTGGGCGATGCCTGGTCGCGGTTGCGCTTCGGGGCCGCCGGGTGGGGCCGCCTCGGTCCCGAGGCGGGCGTGAGCCCGGGGGCAGGCAGACTCCGTTCTACGGGTCAGACTCCCCCCTCTCACCATGCGTCTCCATTGGCTCCCACTCGCCCTTCTCATGCTTCTCAGCCCGGTCGGCGCCGCGGCCGCCCAGACCGTCTTCGCGACGGGGCTGGAGCAACCGATGGGAATCACGCAACTATCGGACGGGCGGATTCTGGTGGCCGAGTTCGGACCGAGCGATCAGGTGTCGGCCTTCTCCCCCGACGGGACGCCGCTCGGGGTGTTCGCTTCCGGGCTGGAGGACCCGGCCGGGATCGCGCAGCTGGCTGACGGGCGCGTGCTGGTGTCTGAGTTCAACGACGCCCGGGTGCAGGCCTTCGAGGCGAACGGGACACCGCTCGGGACCTTCGTGACGGACTTCGGCGACAACGGACGGGGCGCCCCGTTCGTCATTTCCCAGGCAACGAATGGCACCGTGCTGATCAGCGACAACTACGCCGGGGCGGTGCGAGGGTACTCCCCCTCGGGCGTGGCGGCGGGGAACTTCGCCGAGTCACTGTCGGACCCGCCGGGCGCCGCGCGGGGGGTGCTCCGACGCGCGAATGGAAGCGTGCTGGTGACGTTCACGGGGCCGCTCGACGCCGTGCAGCAGTTCGGGGCTGCGGGCGGCTCGGGGAGCGTCTTCGCAACGTTGACCAGCGGCGACGCCGGGCAGATGGTGGAGTTGGCCGACGGCTCGATCCTGGCGCTGAACTGGTTCGTCGGGGAGGTGCGCTCCTTCTCGTCGACCGGCACGGACACCGGGGTGGTCGCGACGCTCCCGGACGTCTTGGGCGGCATCGTGCGGCTGGCGGACGGGCGGGTGCTGGTAACGACCGATGGCGGGACGATCTACGAACTCGGCCTGGACACGGCGCTGGAGGCGAAACCGCCGCCGGTCTCCATCGGGACGGTGCAGCCGAACCCGGCTCAGGGTACGTCGACGCTGTCGCTGACGCTGACCGTCGGCGGGTGGGTGACGGTAGACGTGTTGGACCGTCTGGGCCGCATCGTGGCGGTGGCGCACGAGGGCCCGCTCTCCGCGGGGGCGGTGCACGCGATACGCCTGGACGGGTCGGGACTGGCGTCGGGCGTGTACGGGGTCCGGGTGCGGGCGCCGGAGGGCGTCGGCGGACACGTGGTGTCGTTCGTGCACTGAGAGGCCTCAGCAGGAAGACCGAAGCGACACAGTGACGTGCACCACGAGGCCGAGATCATGGGATCACACGAACCTGCACGAATTCAGGCACGATGGCTTTGGGGGGCGGACGGTTCGCCCGATCTATTTGGGGTCCCTCCTCTCTAGCCCCGTAGTCTCATGGCCTCGACGATGTCCCTCACGATCAACAACCTGCCGACCTCGGGCGCACCGAGCGATCAGGTGTACGTCTGCCTCCTGGGCAACGACCCGTCGGCCCCGGACACCTCGTTCGGCTACCTCGACTTCGCCACGGGACAGGCCGTGTTCTCCGACAAGACCAGTTGGGCGATGGACTCGGCGACGATGGCGACCACGCTCGACCAGATCACCTTCCCCCTAGCGGTGCCGGACATCAACAGCGGGCGGATCTACTTCTCCGTCGGGGCCCCCTTCCCGGCGTTCCCAGCGTCTGGCCCGACGGCGAGCAAGGACAACGCGACGCTGTTCGACAAGATCGAGTTCGACAGCGGCTCCAACCCCAACATCAACGGGACGAGCGTCGACTTCTACGGCATCTCGTACGTGATCTCGGGGACGGACGTGAACGACGGCGCGGTGCAGTACGGGTTCGACAAGAGCCGGTCAGAGATCATCGGGGCGCTGACGAGCATTCCGGCCTCGACGCCCACGACGCAGGAGAGCGGCAACACGGGCATCTTCGCACAGACGGTGGTCGAGGGCGCGGCAGCGAAGGCGGGACCCCCCATCCTGCGCGTGCTCGCTCCCAAGACGATGGGTCTCAGCGACTGGGGGGCGAACGAGAAGGAGTTCGTCTTCTGGGCGACCGCCTGCTCGCACTTCCTGGACGCCTACGTCACCCAGCACTGTTTCCGCCCGAACCGGGCGTTCAGCTTCTACGACAAGACGTACACGCCGGCCGGCCCCAACACGACGTACTACGGCACCACCGACGCGGACGGCACGCTGTCGCTATGGACGGATGCGGCGCACACCCAGCCGTACACGCCCGTCCCGACGCTGGCGCCACCCTGCGCCCCGTGGCCGCTTCCGAGCATGAAGCCACCCCCGCCGCACGTGCCGTCCAACTACCACAACGTGAACGGAACGCAGGACGAGATCGACTGGGGCTTCCTGTTGTTGGGCAACAGCGTCGGCACGGGGGCGGCAGACCACTGGGGCAACGACCCGCTGTGCATGGCCATCATGGTGTCGATCTGCCGCGGCGTGATGCACCTCGACGACGGGACGACCTCGTGGGTGGACGCGTCGCAGTACTACCAGGGCGCCGGCGTGCCGACCTCGGACACGGACGCTCCGTTGCCGCCGGTCAGCACGAAAAACCTGCCCATCTTCTACTACGCGTCCGTGCTCCACGAGAAGGGCCTCGATGGCAAGGCCTACGTCCTCTCGTACGACGACGTGTACGGCAGCAACCCGTCGATCTTCTTCGCAGGCCACCCCGACGTGACGATCGACCTGCACGGCCTCGACACCGTGATGGCCTGAAGGACGTTCCCGTTCGCCTCGGTGACGAGGCGGGCAGGGGCGGGTCGAGACGCGGGCGTCTCGGCCGGGGAGTTGAGTCTGTACGAATGCGGGTCCGCACGCCGACGGGGCTGCGCCGCTGGGGTAGATTTTACGCCCTCCTCCCTACCGACAGATCATGCGCGTTATGCGTCTCTTTACCGTTCTCCTGTTCGCCCTGAGCCTCGCCCCGAGCGCCCTCGCGCAGTCCGACTCCACAGACCCGTTCGCCGTCACCGTCCAGGGCGACACCCTGCGCGGCGACGTCGAGTTGAAAGACCCGCTCCTGGGCCGCCGCCACGTACTGATCGACGGGGAGCGGCGCGAGATCGACGAGTTCTCGTACCTCCAGGTCGACGGCGACCTGCTGGCCGTCGTGGACGGGCGCGGGCTGGCGAAGCTGGTCCAGGACGGCCGCGTGCGCTTTTACTCGCGCTCGGAGTACTCGCCGGGAACGCCGGGCTTCGGGGTCCCCGGGACGCCGGGCGCAGTCGCCGGGACGCCGGGCGGGAGCACTGAGTACGGCTACATCCAGATCGGCGACGGGCCGGTGCAGGACGCGACGACCGCCGCCCTCCGCCAGGCCTTCCAGGACAACCCCGAGAGCATGCGGCAGTTGGACCGGATGCGCACGCTGAGCACGACCCGCTGGATCGTGACCGGGCTGGGGGTCGCGGCGTTCGTGACCGGGGCCGCGCTGATGATCCAGGCCGAGGAGAACGGCGAGGACTACACGCCCTACGCACCGATCGTGGTCGGGGGCGGCGTCGCGATCGGCGTCAGCAACTTCGTCTTCCCGACGATGATCAGCGGCGCCCGGCGGCAGGCCATCGACGCCTACAACCGGGACTAGCCGGGTCGCCCCGCCTCGGTGCCGAGGCGCTCGGTGCCGAGGCGCTCGGTGCCGAGGCGCTCGGTGCCGAGGCGGGGCGAGGCGTCGCTACAGCGCGCCGCGCAACTTCTCGGCGGTCTGGACGCGCCCGATGGCGAGTGCGAACGCCGCCTCGCGCATGGTGCAGCCGAGCACCGCCTGCTTCTCGGCGGTGTCGTGGTACGCCTTGATCAGGATCCGCTCCAGGCGCTCGTTGACGTCCTCGACGCTCCAGCGGTACTGCTGGAAGTTCTGGCTCCACTCGAAGTAGCTCACGATCACGCCGCCCGCGTTGGCCAGGATGTCCGGCACGATGATGACGCCACGCTCGGCGAGGCGCTGGTCGGCCTTGGGCGTGACGGGCAGGTTGGCGCCCTCCACGATGAGCCGGGCCTGGACCGACTCCACGTTGTCGGAGTGGATGGCCGCCTCGATGGCCGCCGGGATGAGCACGTCGCAGTCGAGGCCCATGAAATCGTCTGCGCCGACGGCGTCGCCGCCGGTGAAGCCGCGGAGGGTCCGGTCGCCGCCCTCGCGCTGGACGTGGGCCACGGCGGCGTCCAGGTCGATGCCTTCGGTGCGGTGGTAGCCGCCGGTGTGGTCGCTGATCGCGACGATGGTCGCGCCGCGCTCGGCGAGCAGCAGCGCCGCGTTCATCCCCACGTTGCCGAAGCCCTGTACCACGACCCGCAGATCCTCGGGCGCCATCCCGAGGTGGTCCTTGGCGGCAGCGAGAGTCGTCAGCATGACGCCGCGGCCGGTCGCCTGCGCGCGGCCCTGGCTGCCCCCGAGTTCGAGCGGCTTGCCGGTCACCACGGCCGGGTTGTAGCCGTGCTGGCGGCCGTACTGGTCCACGATCCACGCCATCGTCTGGGCGTTGGTGCCCATGTCGGGCGCGGGCACGTCGCGGTTGGGACCGAGGATCAGGTGGATGCGGCTGATGTAGCGCCGCGTGACGTGCTCCAGCTCGCGCTCGGTGAGCTGCGGCGGGTCCACGTTCACGCCGCCCTTGCCGCCGCCGAACGGGATGTCGACGAGGGCCGTCTTGTAAGTCATCGTCTCGGCGAGCGCCTTGACCTCCTGCTCGTCCACTAACGACGAGAAGCGGATGCCACCCTTGAAGGGTCCGCGTGCCCCGTTGTGCTGGATGCGGTAGCCGCTGAACGTCGTAAACGAGCCGTCCTCGCGGTAGAGCGGCACCTCGACCTTCATCTCGCGGAACGGAGTCCGGATGAGCGTCCGCCACTCGGGGGACAGGTCGATCAGGTCGGCGGCGCGCTGGAAGTTGACGGTCGCGATCTCGTACGCCGGGACCTTGGGGATGTGAGACATCGGGAAGTCGGAAGAGGGACGGGCAAGATCGGAAGCGCTTTCGGGACGGGCCACCCGTGGGCCCGGTTTCTTTGCGACCGGCCGACTCCGCCATGACCCTACGCAGAGAGACCTGGCGAAGGGAGTGTGCCTTCGTTCCTCAACCCCACTCCCCTGTCCATGACCTTCACTCGTTCCTTGCTCGGCCTCCTAGCTGCCCTCCTCCTCTCCCTCCCTGCCCAGGCACAGCGGGGCCAACCCGACTTCGGCGAGGCCCAGATC from Rubrivirga sp. SAORIC476 encodes the following:
- a CDS encoding aminotransferase class V-fold PLP-dependent enzyme, coding for MTLDAYRDLFPLPEGEVYLDHAATGTLGAHTLGAVTDYLAGRAGLLADRSPNNFPADLDRGVRARERAAALVGADAASVALVPNTSYGLNLVVQGLDWRPGDRVVVPGCEFPANHLPWLGLAPLGVEVDTVAHREGVFSVDDVRAALQPETRVVAVSAVQFLSGFRCDLEAIGALCRERGVLFIVDAIQAVGASRLDMSAIKADLLAVGGHKWLGALQGLGFVALAPSLLPRLRPTIGWLNGPVDWDDFDTVSTALHPDATRFHVGTSPTAGVYALDAALGAMLEVGPDVIEAVVLANAARMAEGLERLGAERYGPQGEPASGIVTVRVPDPEGLHAHLASQGVTCSMRSRLVRFAPHAQTPPAAIDHALDAVASFGRTVHA
- a CDS encoding endonuclease/exonuclease/phosphatase family protein, translating into MPVSVFRIVLIALAGLIVVATALSLVRTDAWWVRMFDFPRMQLTVAAIVVVALYVGSNLWLGDPSWWEWGLFAALAVAVGVQGTQMVPYTSIYPEQTVRANPADAAPDRRLRLVVSNVLMENRDRDRWLEVVREADPDIIAAVETDAWWVETSRELADAYPHAVEVPQDDTYGMLLRSKLPLDRTEVRHLVEDTVPSLLLTVRLRSGEPVTVILLHPRPPRPDIQQDATLRDAELVLAGREAAEEKGPIVVAGDLNDVAWSHTTRLFQRLSGLLDPRIGRGTFSTFHAEHWWLRYPLDHVFHSDHFALVELRRLDPVGSDHFPMLIELELDPSVVPLQEAPETEADDVEEGADMVDEAEEMKAEETPEERREREEEDQ
- the dprA gene encoding DNA-processing protein DprA, with the translated sequence MADLFARDPSAPLAPPDEAERRALVALSLVPGVGPGRVRALLAAFGSARATMAASTSRLVRVNGVGRQTAEAIRAWDDASAVDAQFQRAEAVGARLVAVADPDYPALLREIYDPPSHLWVLGRLTEADALAVAVVGTRRASDYGRRVAGAFARDLAAAGVTVVSGLAYGVDIAAHRAALDAGGRTVAVLGSGVDRIYPHRHSADVRRILDEDAGAVVSEFPLGAAPDAVNFPRRNRIVSGMSRGVVVAEAHESGGALLTAGIAVEQNREVFAVPASVFAEAQGTHRQIQRGTAALATSAADVLDVLAPQWERGAAARPATPAEPEPPLNRVEQRLVDALAPEPRPLDAICAAANLDTSTALVYLLQLEFRGLVRQLQGKQFARA
- a CDS encoding DUF3047 domain-containing protein, which produces MSRSRLLSLSALVFALGLTAFAPSDYVVAAFSNMRPGGTVNGWEAMSLGDAPRSQYALVRDGSSTVIRAEANRSASGLIRRFDLDPNRFPIMTWRWKAENVISGGNIRSRGGDDYPARIYITFDYDPSDLSFGDRVKYRALRALGYDDIPVRALSYVWANRSSETQIVPNAYTDWVQMVPVRSGSSGLGTWQTERRDIVRDYRAAFGEDPPAISGVAIMTDADNTGGSATAYFGDIRLGTR
- a CDS encoding DUF6252 family protein, yielding MRLALCLLLLVALPACDSVSDAVDNAACQATGYADGGTVRATVGSDRFSGTCIRVDTEQGTLTIVGADNVVSQNNQEVITLVLPSSEARTYTLGSDAATAVYVARTEDPNDQDDETYAAVSGTLTVESASATAARGTFAFTGRTVGGTEVTVSGGRFDVTF
- the metG gene encoding methionine--tRNA ligase, whose protein sequence is MSRPLLVTSALPYANGPLHLGHLAGAYLPADLFVRYQRLAGRDVVWVCGSDEHGAAIEIRARREGVTPQSIVDRYHAELKSAFDGFGIAFDTYGRTSSAMHRTTSQDLFRSIEAADGFVRKTTTQLYDPEAGLFLADRFVQGTCPVCGYPDAYGDQCENCGSTLSPDDLIEPRSALSGATPETRETTHWYLPLGDLQPQLEAWIGTRENWKPNVLGQVKSWFQAGLADRSMTRDLDWGIPVPPEVDGETEGKVLYVWFDAPIGYLSATKEWAEAEGDAELWRRYWQVHPDGTEPELVHFIGKDNIVFHCLTFPAILMTANAAQPTLPQFTLPTQVPANEFLNLEGRKLSTSRGWAVWAAEALDAFDADLLRYALAVGLPETKDADFTWSDFQNRVNGELADVVGNFANRALTFAARFCDGQVPALVDPTEADRAMLDALAAAPAAIGEAYTAYRLREAVALTVDLARKGNQYLQETEPWKTRKTDEQAMRNSVHVALQVTAGLSILLDPVVPGIAARLREMLALTGVRSSTGAGTDGLGWADAGTALLDTGHPIGEPGILVAKVEDEAVEAQRQLLADRSAAAEPSDLATETDEPAAPYTALSDEITFDQFTPLDLRVGRIVAADLHPKADKLLRFDVDLGFETRQILSGVREWFSPDELVGTQVVVVANLAPRTIRGLESNGMILFAEDRDGALKPVVPHGEPGAVVR